One Acidobacteriota bacterium DNA window includes the following coding sequences:
- a CDS encoding aconitate hydratase: MHSRFDSLKEFEAGKGKKAKYYSLPHLEKAGVGKVSRLPVSLRIVLESVLRNCDEKSVHEKDVKALANWKPVEERTEEIPFTVARVLLQDFTGVPLLVDLAAMRAAAVRMDKDPGIIEPLVPVDLVVDHSIQVDYANVQDALRLNMEMEFRRNNSRYEFLKWGMQAFKTFKVVPPGVGICHQVNMEYLAKGVIEKDGVCYPDTLVGTDSHTTMINAMGVVAWGVGGIEAEAAMLGLPLHFLTPDVVGVNLTGKLKPGTTATDVVLTLTELLRKEKVVGKFVEYFGEGAASLAVTDRAAIANMAPEYGATMGFFPVDEQTITYYKFTGRSAEHCELVRAYYQAQGLFGMPTQGQIDYSKVLDLDLATVQSSVAGPKRPQDRITIDALKENWAHLLQAPLKENGYGKEPQEASRRFFTEIGVRYPQRPVAGGGEQAPDTLPHGSGLVSIRNTAVATEEEMMNNRPTPDTVHSPEMLPEEFPKQRVEIGHGEVVIAAITSCTNTSNPSVMLAAGLLAKKAVERGLKIKQTVKASLAPGSRVVTEYYRKTGLDRYLNELGFRLVGYGCTTCIGNSGPLDPVLENMIAKNDVIAASVLSGNRNFEARVHQAVKANFLMSPPLVVAFALAGCVNIDLTREPLGQGKNGEDVFLKDIWPTPEEIEALMGSARDADTYRTMYASLDSVSDLWQKVETMAGETYKWNHDSTYIQDPPYFEKFGMTPHEVRPIKGARPLAIFGDSVTTDHISPAGSIKPTSPAGLYLQDRGVPIEEFNSYGSRRGNDKVMVRGTFANVRIKNLMLPGTEGGITIHYPSGEKMSIYDAAMKYQGAHIPLVILAGHDYGMGSSRDWAAKGTALLGVKAVIAASFERIHRSNLVGMGVLPLQFEHGASAHSLGLKGNETFDVTGVDELKPRALATLVVHRDDGTTQDVPVRVRIDTPVEVDIYKHGGILPFVLRQIIVAAK, from the coding sequence ATGCACTCACGTTTCGATTCGCTCAAGGAATTCGAAGCTGGCAAGGGCAAGAAGGCGAAGTACTACTCACTGCCGCACCTGGAGAAGGCCGGCGTAGGCAAGGTTTCCCGGCTGCCGGTAAGTCTTCGCATCGTGTTGGAGTCGGTGCTGCGGAATTGTGATGAGAAGAGCGTCCACGAGAAGGACGTGAAGGCGCTGGCGAACTGGAAGCCGGTCGAGGAGCGCACCGAAGAGATCCCGTTCACCGTGGCGCGCGTGCTGTTGCAGGATTTTACCGGCGTGCCGCTGCTGGTGGACCTGGCAGCCATGCGCGCGGCCGCTGTCCGCATGGACAAGGATCCGGGCATCATCGAGCCGCTGGTGCCGGTGGACCTGGTGGTCGACCACTCCATCCAGGTGGACTACGCCAACGTACAAGACGCGCTGCGCCTCAACATGGAGATGGAATTCCGGCGCAACAACTCGCGCTACGAATTCCTGAAATGGGGCATGCAGGCGTTCAAGACGTTCAAGGTCGTGCCACCGGGCGTGGGTATCTGCCATCAGGTCAACATGGAGTACCTGGCGAAGGGCGTCATCGAGAAGGACGGCGTCTGCTACCCGGACACCCTGGTGGGCACTGACTCCCACACCACGATGATCAATGCGATGGGCGTGGTCGCGTGGGGCGTGGGTGGCATCGAGGCGGAGGCGGCGATGCTCGGGTTGCCGTTGCACTTCCTCACGCCCGACGTCGTGGGCGTGAACCTTACCGGCAAACTGAAGCCGGGCACCACGGCGACGGACGTTGTATTGACGCTGACCGAGCTGCTGCGCAAAGAGAAAGTCGTGGGGAAATTCGTGGAGTATTTTGGCGAGGGCGCGGCGTCATTGGCGGTGACCGATCGCGCGGCCATCGCGAACATGGCCCCGGAGTATGGCGCGACCATGGGCTTCTTCCCGGTCGACGAGCAGACCATCACCTATTACAAGTTCACGGGACGCAGTGCGGAGCATTGCGAGCTCGTCCGCGCCTACTACCAGGCGCAAGGATTGTTCGGCATGCCGACCCAGGGTCAGATCGACTACTCGAAGGTCCTCGACCTCGATCTGGCTACGGTGCAGTCGAGCGTGGCCGGCCCCAAACGGCCGCAGGACCGCATCACGATCGACGCGCTGAAAGAGAACTGGGCGCACCTGCTGCAAGCACCGTTGAAGGAGAACGGCTACGGCAAGGAGCCGCAGGAGGCCTCGCGGCGTTTCTTCACCGAGATCGGCGTCCGCTATCCCCAGCGTCCGGTGGCGGGCGGCGGCGAGCAGGCGCCGGATACGCTGCCGCACGGCTCCGGGTTGGTGAGCATCCGCAACACGGCGGTCGCGACCGAAGAAGAGATGATGAACAACCGTCCCACGCCCGACACCGTGCACTCGCCGGAAATGCTGCCCGAGGAATTCCCCAAGCAGCGCGTTGAGATCGGGCATGGCGAGGTCGTGATCGCGGCCATCACCTCGTGCACCAACACGTCGAACCCGAGCGTGATGCTGGCCGCCGGGCTGCTGGCGAAAAAGGCGGTGGAGCGCGGGTTGAAGATCAAGCAGACGGTGAAGGCGTCGCTTGCTCCCGGTTCGCGCGTGGTGACGGAGTACTACCGCAAGACCGGGCTCGACCGTTATCTCAACGAACTCGGCTTCCGCCTCGTCGGGTACGGCTGCACCACGTGCATCGGGAACTCCGGGCCGCTCGATCCGGTGCTGGAAAACATGATCGCGAAGAATGATGTGATCGCGGCCAGCGTGCTGAGCGGCAACCGGAATTTCGAAGCGCGTGTGCATCAGGCGGTGAAGGCGAACTTCCTGATGTCGCCGCCACTGGTGGTGGCCTTTGCGCTCGCCGGGTGCGTGAACATCGACCTGACGAGAGAGCCGCTCGGGCAAGGCAAGAACGGCGAAGACGTTTTCCTGAAGGATATCTGGCCCACGCCCGAGGAGATCGAGGCCCTGATGGGCAGCGCGCGCGATGCCGACACCTATCGCACCATGTATGCGAGTCTCGATAGCGTGAGCGACCTGTGGCAGAAGGTGGAGACTATGGCGGGGGAGACCTACAAGTGGAACCACGATTCGACCTACATCCAGGATCCGCCCTACTTCGAGAAGTTCGGGATGACGCCGCATGAGGTGCGTCCGATCAAGGGCGCGCGCCCGCTGGCCATCTTTGGTGACTCGGTGACCACTGACCACATCTCGCCCGCAGGCTCGATCAAGCCGACCTCGCCGGCGGGCCTCTACCTGCAGGATCGCGGTGTGCCGATCGAGGAGTTCAACAGCTACGGTTCGCGACGGGGAAACGACAAGGTGATGGTGCGCGGGACGTTTGCCAACGTCCGCATCAAAAACCTGATGTTGCCGGGCACGGAAGGCGGCATCACCATCCACTATCCCAGCGGCGAGAAGATGAGCATCTACGACGCCGCGATGAAGTACCAGGGCGCGCACATCCCGCTCGTCATCCTTGCCGGACACGACTATGGCATGGGAAGCTCACGCGACTGGGCGGCGAAGGGCACGGCGCTGCTGGGTGTGAAGGCGGTGATCGCGGCTAGCTTTGAGCGCATCCATCGCTCGAACCTGGTGGGCATGGGCGTGCTGCCGCTGCAGTTCGAGCACGGGGCAAGCGCCCACTCACTCGGGCTGAAGGGGAACGAGACCTTCGACGTCACTGGCGTGGACGAGCTCAAGCCGCGCGCGCTGGCAACGTTGGTCGTGCATCGCGACGACGGCACCACGCAAGACGTTCCGGTGCGCGTACGCATCGACACCCCGGTCGAAGTCGATATCTATAAGCACGGCGGCATCCTGCCGTTCGTGCTGCGGCAGATCATCGTGGCGGCGAAGTAA
- a CDS encoding TetR/AcrR family transcriptional regulator, translating into MRVAAQDRKQQIIDVASALFARKGFQGTTTREIADRARVNEAILFRHFPSKDGLYWAVIEDRCTRARRLQSLEATLDLQASDYEIFRVIAEDILRRNREDKDRTRLLLFSGLENHRLARRFFKTYVASYYRILARHIERRIDEGAFRRVDPLLAARGFMGMIFYHNLVQEIFGGGMYQDFEPETVSAELADIWLRGVLVPPKTNNDGYTSKNGGKDSNGRDGRKR; encoded by the coding sequence ATGCGCGTTGCCGCCCAGGATCGCAAGCAGCAGATCATCGACGTCGCATCCGCTCTCTTCGCCCGCAAGGGCTTCCAGGGAACCACGACGCGCGAGATCGCGGACCGCGCGCGCGTGAACGAAGCCATCCTGTTTCGCCATTTCCCTTCGAAGGACGGCCTGTACTGGGCGGTGATCGAAGACCGCTGCACGCGGGCGCGCCGGCTGCAGAGCCTCGAAGCCACGCTCGACTTGCAAGCTTCGGACTACGAGATCTTCCGCGTGATCGCGGAAGACATTCTGCGACGGAATCGGGAAGACAAGGATCGAACCAGACTGCTCCTGTTCAGCGGCCTGGAAAATCACCGGCTGGCACGCCGCTTCTTCAAGACCTATGTGGCCTCGTATTACCGGATACTCGCGCGGCATATCGAGCGCCGAATCGACGAGGGAGCATTCCGTCGGGTTGACCCCTTGCTGGCGGCGCGCGGTTTCATGGGGATGATCTTCTACCACAACCTGGTGCAGGAGATCTTCGGCGGCGGGATGTACCAGGATTTCGAGCCGGAGACGGTCAGCGCGGAGCTCGCCGATATCTGGCTGCGTGGTGTGTTGGTCCCGCCCAAAACGAATAACGACGGGTATACGTCTAAGAACGGTGGCAAGGATAGCAATGGGAGAGATGGGAGAAAGAGATAA